The DNA segment ACGGACCCCGAGCCGTGACGGCTGCAGCGCCATGACCCATGCAGTACCGCCGCGCAGGTCGGCATTGCTTTTCATTGATTCGCTCAAGCTCGGTGGTGCTGAGCGTGTCACCCTTCAGTGGGCCGAATGGTTGTCGGAAGCCGGTTGGAATGTCACCTTGTTGACCTCGAAGCCCACCAGCCACGACTTCTATCCGGCTCCTACGGGTCTCCGCCGCTTGCGGGAACCGGCGATGCCGGGGTTGTTGGATCGTGCCTTGTTTTGGCCGTTGAAGCTTTGGCGCTTACGCAAGTTGCTTCGACGGGAGCAGCCAGATCTCTTGATCGGGATGACGACGCTGCCGTCGATCAAGTTGGCGTTGGCATCGATCGGTCTTGCGTCGCGCCTGGTGCTCTCGGAGCGCAACTACCCACCGGCCCGTCCATTGGCGTGGCGTTGGCGTCTGCTGCGTCGTTTCGCGTATCCCAGAGCTCATTTGCATCTGGTGCAAACGCGGGGCATTGCTCAGTGGCTTCATCAACGCGGCTTGGCCCGACGTACCGCGGTTTTGCCCAATGCGATTGTTTGGCCGATACCGCCACTTGCTCCCCAGCTCGCCCCCGAGGCTTTTGTTCCGCCGGGTCAGAAGATGATCCTTGCGGTTGGTACCAAGCTCCATCAGAAAGGCTTTGACCGCTTGGTGGCCGCTTTTGCCGGCCTGCAGGCTGATTTCGCCGATTGGTCGCTGGTGATTCTTGGCATCGAGGATGA comes from the Synechococcus sp. A15-62 genome and includes:
- a CDS encoding glycosyltransferase, whose amino-acid sequence is MTHAVPPRRSALLFIDSLKLGGAERVTLQWAEWLSEAGWNVTLLTSKPTSHDFYPAPTGLRRLREPAMPGLLDRALFWPLKLWRLRKLLRREQPDLLIGMTTLPSIKLALASIGLASRLVLSERNYPPARPLAWRWRLLRRFAYPRAHLHLVQTRGIAQWLHQRGLARRTAVLPNAIVWPIPPLAPQLAPEAFVPPGQKMILAVGTKLHQKGFDRLVAAFAGLQADFADWSLVILGIEDESYRGVDQAARLRQLMGSESSRLILPGNVGNVGDWYKASDLFVLASRFEGYPNVLLEAMASGLACLAVDCPTGPSDLIDPGVNGWLVSEHVASTDMAPPLRQALEDVSARAAFASRAQAVRQRNAPESLRPLFLDLMGSL